The stretch of DNA AATCTGGGCGGAAGTCGCTGGGGAATCGATCAGAATGAAGATGGTAAAGTCGATTCATGGAAATCCATTTCTGCAGCGGAGGTTTCGCGAGAAGCCATCAAGGCGATGACAACAGGGGATTCTGGACTGCTGGAAACATTGCTGATCAATCCGGCTGACTTGCGAACTCTGGGAGTCAACGCAGCACTGCAAAAGAAAATGCTGGAAAATGTCAGCCAGCCGGAAGCCAAAGTGCGGCAGATTTTCTCCAAGTCCAAAGATTTCACGCCGAAGTCTGTCTGGGTGCGATTTGATGCGTTAATGCCCGGATCCATTCCTGCGGACGACGGAAAAGCAGAGACCGATCTCCAGGTTTACGAAAATGCCATGTGCATCGTTGATAATGGAGGGGGCAAGACCGCTCTTATTCAGTTAGGGGAATTGGTGCGTGTGGGCGATGCCTGGAAGCTGACTCAAATCCCTGAGCCAATTGGAAGCGATTCAATTACCGTCGCGGGTGGCGTGTTGATGCAGCCACTTTTGGCCAGCGCTGAGAGTGCGGCTCCGTCAGTCTCTCCCGAAATGCAGGCTTTGCTGGATAAGCTGCAGAAACTGGATGCTTCTTCGGCTTCCCTGGCTGGCACACCGGAAGCCATGGCGAAGTTCAACAGCGCTCGCATTGAACTGCTCCTGCAGATCGTGAATGCCACCACTTCGGAAGATGACAAAGAACAGTGGATGCAGCAATTGGCCGATGGTTATGCCGCTGCAATTCAGACTGGGCAGGGTGGAGACAGTCTGGATCGGCTGAAGGATATGGAAACGAAGCTCAAAAAAGACTCAGCAGCTTCCCCGCTGGTGCCCTATGTCACTTATCGTCGCATGCTGGCCCAGTACAGTGTCGAGATGAATACCGCTAATGAAGCCAAGCGGGCCGATATTCAGAAGGCATGGCTGGAAAGCCTCGAAGGATTTATTTCGACGTATCCGAACTCAGAAGATGCCAGCGAAGCGATGCTTCAACTAGCGATTACTGAAGAGTTCAATGGCCGAATCAAGGAGGCAGTCGCCTGGTACAGCAAGCTGGCAGCGGCACAGCCTCAATCTATTGCCGGGAAACGGGCCGCTGGTGCAGTGACTCGCATTCAACTCAATGGGCAGCCACTGAAGCTTTCGGGAACTTTGCTTGAGGGTGGTAGTTTCAATGTGTCGCAACTGAAAGGGAAGGCTGTTCTGGTGGTTTACTGGGCCACATGGTGCCAGCCATGTGCAGCCGATCTCCCTCAGATTCGAGCCCTTTACGAACAGTATCGCGCCCAGGGATTTGAAATTGTGGGCGTCTGCCTCGATGTGGATACGTCACCTCAGGACGTGAACAAATTCCGCGTGGAAAACAAGATGCGTTGGCCGCAGATCTACGAGCGAGGTGGTCTGGAAAGTCCGGCGGCTGTCCAACTGGGTGTCATCACATTGCCCACGATGATTCTGACAGATCGAGCCGGTCGTGTGGTGAACCGTGGAGCCACTGTGCAGGATTTGAAGACGACTTTACCCCAGATCCTGAAGTAGGTATCGGCGCGAGACTTTGCTCCAAAACCGGTAACGCCGATATCGAACGCTCCTCTTGTTGAGAATTTCCTGGGTTGTTTCCGCAGGCTTATAAAATTGGGTATGCCATGGATTGGCTGAGAGCATGGATTCGACCAATCAAGAAGCCGATTCAGCAGGCGATCATTCAGAGTCATCGGCGCTCTGGCCGGATCATGCTGAGTGACACCACGCTTCGTGATGGTGAGCAGATGCCTGGGGCGACCTTAGAGCCTGAAGAGAAAAGAGAAATTGCTCTGGCTCTCGAAGCTGCCGGGATTCACTCGCTCGATGCAGGTTTTCCAGCCAGTTCTCAACAGGATTTTGATGCGATTCGACTGATGGCCCAGGTGATCAAGCGGCCGGTGATGACCGCCCTTTGCCGGACAGTCGAGGGAGATGTTGACGCCGCGGA from Planctopirus ephydatiae encodes:
- a CDS encoding redoxin family protein, whose translation is MSEQWLWSSRVRPVVYGSGSHSKNVVDRASFSGRLTCSLFRNSSIQLRLSLVLALMITLMCPGREAQAQVTAKQILQAYSPRQKDVDYEVPTPADLEKCQVTVERLGKVSGYVVLGAQGQLLRRFMDTNGDNKVDQWRYYNHGIEVYRDVDSNFNEKPDQFRYVNLGGSRWGIDQNEDGKVDSWKSISAAEVSREAIKAMTTGDSGLLETLLINPADLRTLGVNAALQKKMLENVSQPEAKVRQIFSKSKDFTPKSVWVRFDALMPGSIPADDGKAETDLQVYENAMCIVDNGGGKTALIQLGELVRVGDAWKLTQIPEPIGSDSITVAGGVLMQPLLASAESAAPSVSPEMQALLDKLQKLDASSASLAGTPEAMAKFNSARIELLLQIVNATTSEDDKEQWMQQLADGYAAAIQTGQGGDSLDRLKDMETKLKKDSAASPLVPYVTYRRMLAQYSVEMNTANEAKRADIQKAWLESLEGFISTYPNSEDASEAMLQLAITEEFNGRIKEAVAWYSKLAAAQPQSIAGKRAAGAVTRIQLNGQPLKLSGTLLEGGSFNVSQLKGKAVLVVYWATWCQPCAADLPQIRALYEQYRAQGFEIVGVCLDVDTSPQDVNKFRVENKMRWPQIYERGGLESPAAVQLGVITLPTMILTDRAGRVVNRGATVQDLKTTLPQILK